One Bradyrhizobium sp. CCGB12 genomic window carries:
- a CDS encoding decarboxylase, whose product MSKEPKAAQKRIDQFFSGPGARADDWRDLVEAAKSWARVGNRAAYDAALAELSVTEEFHGYPGLQLMAALREAAAAGDGVTSFALASRISQALATRSFRQHAGDWSAKDDGNGDAPELVPPSFGAHAARRPYFETLIVTGVSPGQWPALAAEWRKLRRPVDAFIYEPVIVGSLEDAFCATMLNPNIAAVIINEGFGLRSRHDAPVLRSITAAAGLNDESDASALRLAQIIKRVRPELDLYMISNRDVEELAGNPEADVVRRIFYSVEELLELHLSILEGIQDRYDTPFFDNLKKYAQRPIGTFHALPIARGKSIFKSDWIRDMGEFYGPNLFLAESSATTGGLDSMLEPTGNIKKAQEKAARALGADRVFFVTNGTSTSNKMAVQALLAPGDIAIVDRNCHKSHHYGMVLAGAQPLYVEAFPMTEYSMYGAVPLKTIKQALLGAKADGRLDRVKMLDLTNCTFDGHIYNTRRVMEECLAIKPDLIFLWDEAWFGFARFSPFLRRRTAMGAANEIEAWMHDPKSVTAYERQQAELGKNPSNEVLLKTRLIPDPRQIRLRVYQTNSTHKSMSAIRQGSMLSVKDVEFHTVEQQFKEAVFTHASTSPNQQLIASLDISRRQMELEGYGLVANAMEIAFAIRQAVNNNPLISKYFRVLGADVMVPAQYRQSGFTDYLAAGVNWVNTLKSLDEDEFCLDPTRMTLVCGMAGYDGTQFKGILANEYNIQVNKTSRNSVLVQSNINNTRSDVAHLVRVLAEIAGEVDRGLAQGGANAKKTFEARVKSLMTDVPDLPNFSHFHPSFRGDAGSKTNEGDIRSGFYAAYDVAGCEHIRLNDPEIDRRLKSGPELVSANFVIPYPPGFPIMVPGQVITQETIDFMRKLDVKEIHGYDAKEGLKLVRAEALAKIGRPKPHTQPKLKAAS is encoded by the coding sequence ATGTCTAAAGAGCCCAAGGCCGCGCAAAAGCGCATCGACCAGTTCTTTTCCGGTCCCGGGGCGCGGGCAGACGACTGGCGCGATCTGGTCGAGGCCGCGAAAAGCTGGGCACGAGTGGGCAATCGCGCGGCTTACGACGCGGCGCTGGCCGAGCTTTCGGTCACGGAAGAGTTTCACGGTTACCCAGGTCTGCAATTGATGGCGGCGCTGCGGGAAGCCGCCGCCGCAGGCGACGGGGTGACCTCCTTTGCGCTGGCGAGCCGGATCTCCCAGGCGCTGGCGACGCGATCTTTCCGTCAGCATGCCGGCGACTGGAGCGCGAAGGACGACGGCAATGGCGATGCGCCCGAACTGGTGCCGCCGAGCTTCGGTGCCCATGCGGCGCGCCGGCCTTATTTCGAGACCCTGATCGTGACCGGGGTGTCACCCGGCCAGTGGCCGGCGCTCGCTGCCGAATGGCGCAAGCTGCGGCGCCCCGTCGATGCCTTCATCTATGAACCGGTCATCGTCGGAAGCCTGGAGGATGCTTTCTGTGCGACGATGCTCAATCCCAACATCGCGGCCGTCATCATCAACGAAGGTTTTGGACTGCGCTCCCGCCACGATGCCCCGGTGTTGCGCTCGATCACCGCTGCGGCCGGCCTCAATGACGAGTCCGACGCCTCTGCACTTCGGCTCGCCCAGATCATCAAACGCGTACGGCCTGAGCTTGATCTCTACATGATCTCGAACCGCGACGTGGAGGAGCTGGCGGGCAATCCCGAGGCGGACGTGGTTCGCCGCATCTTCTATTCCGTCGAGGAACTTCTCGAGCTGCATCTGTCCATCCTCGAGGGCATCCAGGATCGCTACGACACGCCGTTCTTCGACAATCTGAAGAAATATGCCCAGCGTCCGATCGGCACCTTCCACGCGCTGCCGATTGCCCGGGGCAAGTCGATCTTCAAGTCCGACTGGATCCGCGACATGGGCGAGTTCTATGGCCCGAACCTGTTCCTGGCCGAGAGCAGCGCCACCACCGGCGGCCTCGACAGCATGCTGGAGCCGACCGGGAACATCAAGAAGGCGCAGGAGAAGGCGGCGAGGGCGCTCGGCGCTGACCGCGTCTTCTTCGTCACCAACGGCACCTCGACCTCGAACAAGATGGCGGTGCAGGCGCTGCTCGCACCCGGCGATATCGCCATCGTCGACCGCAACTGCCACAAGTCGCACCATTACGGCATGGTGCTGGCCGGCGCCCAGCCGCTCTACGTCGAAGCCTTCCCGATGACGGAATATTCGATGTACGGCGCGGTGCCCCTGAAGACGATCAAGCAGGCGCTGCTCGGCGCCAAGGCCGACGGCCGGCTTGACCGCGTCAAGATGCTCGATCTCACCAACTGCACCTTCGACGGCCATATCTACAACACCCGCCGGGTGATGGAGGAGTGTCTCGCCATCAAGCCGGACCTGATCTTCCTGTGGGACGAAGCCTGGTTCGGCTTTGCGCGCTTTTCGCCGTTCCTGCGGCGTCGTACCGCGATGGGCGCAGCCAACGAGATCGAAGCGTGGATGCACGATCCGAAGTCGGTCACGGCGTACGAGAGGCAGCAGGCCGAGCTCGGCAAGAATCCGTCGAACGAGGTGCTGCTCAAGACCCGGCTCATTCCAGATCCCAGACAGATCCGCCTGCGGGTCTACCAGACCAATTCGACTCACAAGTCGATGTCGGCGATCCGGCAGGGCTCCATGCTCTCGGTCAAGGACGTCGAATTTCACACCGTCGAGCAGCAATTCAAGGAGGCGGTGTTCACCCACGCCTCCACCAGCCCGAACCAGCAGCTCATCGCCAGCCTCGACATCTCGCGGCGCCAGATGGAGCTGGAGGGCTATGGTCTCGTTGCCAATGCGATGGAGATCGCGTTCGCCATCCGCCAAGCCGTCAACAACAATCCCCTGATCTCGAAATACTTCCGTGTGCTCGGCGCCGACGTCATGGTGCCCGCGCAATATCGCCAGAGCGGGTTCACCGACTATCTCGCGGCCGGCGTGAACTGGGTTAATACGCTGAAGAGCCTGGACGAGGACGAGTTCTGCCTCGATCCGACCCGCATGACGCTGGTGTGCGGCATGGCCGGTTATGACGGCACTCAGTTCAAGGGCATCCTGGCCAACGAGTACAACATCCAGGTCAACAAGACCTCGCGCAACTCGGTCCTGGTCCAGTCCAATATCAACAACACCCGTAGCGACGTCGCGCATCTCGTTCGGGTGCTTGCCGAAATCGCGGGCGAGGTCGACCGCGGGCTGGCGCAGGGTGGCGCCAACGCGAAGAAGACCTTCGAGGCGCGGGTGAAGAGCCTGATGACCGATGTGCCTGATCTGCCGAACTTCTCGCATTTCCACCCGAGCTTCCGCGGCGATGCCGGCAGCAAGACCAACGAAGGCGACATTCGCAGCGGCTTCTATGCCGCTTATGACGTGGCCGGCTGCGAGCATATCCGCCTCAACGATCCCGAGATTGATCGCCGGCTGAAGTCGGGACCGGAGCTCGTCTCGGCCAACTTCGTGATTCCGTATCCGCCGGGCTTCCCGATCATGGTGCCCGGTCAGGTCATCACGCAGGAGACAATCGACTTCATGCGCAAGCTCGATGTGAAGGAGATCCACGGCTACGACGCCAAGGAAGGCTTGAAGCTCGTGCGCGCCGAAGCCTTGGCAAAGATCGGACGGCCGAAACCCCACACGCAGCCCAAGCTCAAGGCTGCGTCATAA
- a CDS encoding aspartate:alanine exchanger family transporter: MQAFFTFLQQYPYLLLFFVVGLAVYIGRASIKGYGLGMVAGAIVVGAGLSVWSSTYGVKLELNNFAKSLFYYLFMYGVGLRVGPSFINSLKGDGLKFCILALVSSVLGLALVVIGAKLFALPPGAAGGMLAGSQTMSAAIGSAEQAVTSGVVKLPEGMKPEDATGMIALSYGITYIWGTVGIILICKYLPRWWGVDAKAAAKQYEQEFGVKDLEGGGLTGYRQFGLRAYRLENPATTGMSIAKFRAMNPEYRIVNVGRNGEPQGADPNLVLQRGDIVALGGATEHLTEKMGLIGPEVADAKTLGIPMDQADILVTNKEMVGRTFESFRDTAIAGQLQVIKVERGGVQIPAGLKTKLERMDIVSVVGLKSAVNELGDMWGRIARANTSTDLLTLAVGMIIGFLIGMIEFPAFGAKVGLGNAGGLLLSGVIVSSVVSRLRFFGNTPNAARNVLEDLGLVVFVAIVGVNAGAGLLAQLTGAVALKIFLVGFIACTIPPFIVWAIGFHVFKINPAVLMGGVAGARSHSGPCREAAVEIQSSVPWIGFPVGYAVSGILLTIFGYFAMLLAQ, translated from the coding sequence ATGCAGGCATTTTTCACGTTCTTGCAGCAATATCCGTATCTGCTGCTGTTCTTCGTCGTTGGCCTCGCCGTCTATATCGGCCGGGCCAGCATCAAAGGTTATGGCCTCGGCATGGTCGCCGGCGCCATCGTGGTCGGCGCGGGTCTATCGGTGTGGTCGTCGACCTATGGCGTGAAGCTCGAACTGAACAATTTTGCCAAGAGCCTGTTTTACTATCTCTTCATGTACGGCGTTGGCTTGCGGGTCGGTCCGTCCTTCATCAATAGCCTGAAGGGCGACGGCCTGAAGTTCTGCATCCTGGCGCTGGTGTCGAGCGTCCTTGGCCTTGCGCTGGTGGTGATTGGCGCAAAACTGTTCGCACTTCCGCCCGGTGCCGCTGGCGGCATGCTGGCAGGCTCGCAGACCATGTCGGCGGCGATTGGTTCGGCCGAACAGGCCGTCACATCGGGTGTCGTCAAGCTGCCCGAGGGCATGAAGCCGGAAGACGCCACCGGCATGATCGCGCTGTCCTACGGCATTACCTACATCTGGGGCACCGTCGGAATCATCCTGATCTGCAAATATCTGCCACGCTGGTGGGGCGTCGACGCCAAAGCCGCCGCCAAGCAGTATGAGCAGGAGTTCGGCGTCAAGGATCTCGAAGGCGGCGGCCTGACCGGCTATCGCCAGTTCGGCCTGCGCGCCTACCGGCTGGAAAATCCCGCGACGACCGGCATGAGCATCGCAAAGTTCCGCGCGATGAATCCGGAGTACCGGATCGTCAATGTGGGACGGAACGGCGAGCCGCAAGGCGCCGATCCCAACCTCGTCCTGCAAAGGGGCGACATCGTCGCACTCGGCGGCGCGACGGAGCATCTCACCGAGAAGATGGGCTTGATCGGCCCGGAGGTCGCCGATGCCAAGACACTCGGCATTCCCATGGACCAGGCAGACATCCTCGTTACCAACAAAGAGATGGTGGGACGTACCTTCGAGTCCTTCCGCGACACCGCGATCGCCGGCCAGTTGCAGGTTATCAAGGTCGAGCGCGGCGGCGTCCAGATTCCGGCTGGTCTCAAGACCAAGCTGGAGCGGATGGACATCGTTTCCGTGGTCGGTCTCAAGTCCGCCGTCAACGAGCTTGGCGACATGTGGGGCCGTATTGCGCGGGCCAACACGTCGACCGATTTGCTGACGCTGGCCGTTGGCATGATCATCGGCTTCCTGATCGGCATGATCGAGTTCCCGGCGTTCGGTGCCAAGGTCGGCCTCGGCAACGCTGGCGGCTTGTTGCTGTCGGGCGTGATCGTGTCCTCGGTGGTGTCGCGCTTGCGCTTCTTCGGCAACACGCCGAACGCGGCGCGCAACGTGCTGGAGGATCTCGGTCTCGTCGTGTTCGTCGCGATCGTCGGCGTCAATGCCGGCGCGGGTCTCTTGGCACAGCTCACCGGTGCGGTCGCCCTCAAGATATTCCTTGTCGGCTTCATCGCCTGCACGATCCCGCCCTTCATCGTCTGGGCGATCGGCTTCCACGTCTTCAAGATCAATCCGGCCGTGCTGATGGGTGGCGTTGCGGGTGCGCGTTCGCATTCCGGCCCGTGCCGCGAGGCCGCGGTCGAGATCCAGAGCTCGGTACCCTGGATCGGATTCCCGGTCGGTTATGCCGTCTCGGGCATCCTGCTCACCATCTTCGGCTACTTCGCGATGTTGTTGGCTCAATAA
- a CDS encoding HlyD family secretion protein, which produces MLEVLLCSLVTILPDYLFRRYVQGRRLGKEITFYSVWYELRWGITACLMLTVSLITMIFYFHPSTSSATLYFRTVPILPEGSGRVAEVNVGFTQAVKKGDVLFSLDSSRQQAAFETAKRKILEVDAAMTAAQSDVVKAEAQIQEAKANHQQALDELEVKSELQRRNPGIVPQRDIDKLKVLVDQRQAGVDAATAAKQSTSLQVTTLLPAQKSSAEAALAQAQVDLDKTVVRAGVDGRVEQFLVRSGDVVNQLMRPAGILIPEEAGRKLLQAGFGQIEAQVMKTGMVAEATCMSKPWVIIPMVITTVQDYIAAGQFRSGEQLLEVQNTVKPGTILVFLEPLYKGGLNGVTPGSSCIVNAYTSNHEEISAKDTPTSRKIALHVVDGVGLVHALLLRIQALLLPIQTLVLSGH; this is translated from the coding sequence ATGCTTGAAGTCCTGCTCTGCTCCCTGGTGACGATCCTGCCCGACTACCTGTTCCGTCGCTACGTGCAGGGCAGGCGGCTCGGCAAGGAGATCACCTTCTACTCGGTCTGGTACGAGCTGCGCTGGGGCATCACCGCCTGCCTGATGCTGACGGTGTCGCTCATCACGATGATCTTCTACTTCCACCCGTCGACGTCGAGCGCGACACTCTATTTCCGCACGGTGCCGATCCTGCCCGAAGGCTCGGGGCGGGTGGCTGAGGTCAATGTCGGCTTCACCCAGGCCGTCAAAAAGGGGGATGTGCTGTTCTCGCTCGACAGCTCGCGGCAGCAGGCAGCTTTTGAAACTGCGAAGCGCAAGATCTTGGAGGTTGACGCTGCAATGACGGCGGCGCAATCCGACGTGGTGAAGGCCGAAGCCCAGATCCAGGAGGCGAAGGCCAATCATCAGCAGGCCCTCGACGAACTCGAGGTCAAGAGCGAACTCCAGCGCCGCAATCCCGGCATCGTGCCGCAGCGCGACATCGACAAGCTCAAGGTGCTGGTCGATCAGCGTCAGGCCGGTGTCGACGCCGCGACCGCGGCAAAGCAATCCACAAGCTTGCAGGTCACGACGCTTTTGCCTGCGCAGAAGTCGAGCGCCGAGGCGGCTCTGGCGCAGGCGCAAGTCGACCTTGACAAGACTGTGGTTCGCGCCGGCGTGGACGGACGGGTCGAGCAGTTCCTGGTTCGCTCCGGCGACGTCGTCAACCAGCTGATGCGCCCGGCCGGCATCCTGATTCCGGAAGAGGCCGGCCGAAAGCTTCTTCAGGCCGGCTTCGGCCAGATCGAGGCGCAGGTGATGAAGACCGGCATGGTGGCGGAGGCGACCTGCATGTCGAAGCCGTGGGTGATCATCCCGATGGTGATCACGACCGTGCAGGACTACATCGCGGCCGGGCAATTCCGGTCCGGTGAGCAATTGCTGGAAGTCCAGAACACCGTGAAGCCCGGCACGATCCTGGTGTTTTTGGAGCCGCTTTACAAAGGCGGCCTCAACGGAGTGACACCCGGCAGCAGCTGCATCGTCAATGCCTACACCAGCAATCACGAGGAAATCTCGGCCAAGGACACTCCGACCAGCCGGAAGATCGCGCTGCACGTCGTGGACGGCGTTGGCCTGGTCCACGCGCTGCTGCTGCGCATTCAGGCGCTGTTGCTGCCGATCCAGACACTGGTGCTGAGCGGCCACTGA
- the ppk2 gene encoding polyphosphate kinase 2 has translation MAKDAPAERMKRKDYEKELEKLQVELCHLQEWVRSEKLKVIVIFEGRDAAGKGGTIKALTEKVSPRVFRVCALPAPSDRQKSQLFLQRYIEQFPAGGEIVIFDRSWYNRAGVEYVMGFCSPAEHKRFLELCPLVEKFAVDAGIILIKLWLEVGMEEQELRFQARIEDPLRQWKLSPMDTESFGRWYDYSRARDMMFEATDTKHAPWRLIRSDDKRRARLNVISHILRTIPYKKVKREKVKLPARSHKGRYNDQASLRGMKFVEERY, from the coding sequence ATGGCCAAGGACGCGCCGGCGGAACGGATGAAGCGGAAGGACTATGAGAAGGAGCTGGAAAAACTTCAGGTCGAGCTCTGTCACCTCCAGGAATGGGTGAGATCCGAGAAACTGAAGGTGATCGTCATCTTCGAGGGGCGCGATGCCGCCGGCAAGGGTGGCACCATCAAGGCGCTGACCGAGAAGGTGAGCCCGCGCGTGTTCCGTGTCTGCGCCCTGCCCGCGCCCTCCGACCGACAAAAATCCCAGCTGTTCCTGCAGCGCTACATCGAGCAATTCCCGGCCGGCGGCGAAATCGTGATCTTCGACCGCAGCTGGTACAACCGCGCCGGTGTTGAATATGTCATGGGGTTCTGCTCGCCGGCCGAGCACAAGCGCTTCCTGGAACTATGTCCGCTGGTCGAGAAATTCGCCGTGGACGCCGGCATCATCCTGATCAAGCTGTGGCTCGAGGTCGGCATGGAGGAGCAGGAGCTCCGCTTCCAGGCGCGCATCGAGGATCCACTGCGGCAGTGGAAGCTGAGCCCGATGGACACCGAGTCGTTCGGACGCTGGTACGATTACTCCCGTGCACGGGACATGATGTTCGAGGCGACCGACACCAAACATGCGCCGTGGCGGCTGATCCGCTCCGACGACAAGCGGCGGGCGCGGCTCAACGTCATCTCGCACATCCTGAGAACGATACCCTACAAGAAGGTCAAGCGTGAGAAGGTCAAGCTGCCGGCACGGTCCCACAAGGGACGCTACAACGACCAGGCCAGCCTGCGCGGGATGAAGTTCGTTGAGGAACGATACTAA